One Candidatus Methylomirabilota bacterium genomic window, TCCCCGGTCGCCTGCTTGATCCCCGTGTCGCGGGCCCGGGCGGCGCCGAGGTTCCGCTCGTGCTTGACGACCCGCACCTGCTTGTGGGCCGCCTCCAGTTCCCGCAGGACCGCGTAGGTGTCGTCCCGCGACCCATCGTCCACCACCACGACCTCGATCGAGTCCGGGGGGTAGTCGCTGGCCAGCACCGAGCCCACGCACTCCCGGACCGTCCCGCTTCCGTTATACGCCGGGACGACCACCGAGACCTTCAGGTATTCCACCATCCCTCCCCTACCGGCACAGCGTCCAGGCCGTCCCCAGGAGCCTGGCCAGCCGCTGGCGCTCCAGCGCCAGGAGCACGGCCGCGTAAGCGACCGCGAACAAGAACCCCTTGTACAGGAAGGAGAGAGCCGGCTGGTCGAACGCCGCCACGCTCATCCCCACCCCCACCGTCGCGCTCGCCACCGTCAGGCTCACCATCGGGTTCAGCACGATCTCTCGCACGTTGATGGGCACCCGGTGGGCGATGAGCCGCCACACCAGCACCACCGAGCAGAGCATCATGCCGGTCATCACCCAGGCGGCCCCCTTCGCGCCCCAGACCCACACCAGCAGCGGCCCCAGCGAGACCAGAGAGATTCCCTGGAACACCTGGATCCGGAAGAAGTAGTCGGGGCGGCCCAGGCCCAGGGTGGTGAGCGCAGCCGTGTCGTCGAAGACCGAGCGCAGCAGCCCGTACGCCAGCAGCACACGGAGGAGGGGCACCATGGGAAGCCACTTCTCGCCCAGCACCAGGATCACGAACTCGAAGGCCCCGAACCACATGATGGCGACGAACGGCGCCACCAGGCGGATCTTCCCGCCCTGGGCGAGCTCGAACGTGCGGGCGAGATGGCCCAGGTCGCGCTGGGTCGACGAGTAGATCGGCGAGACCACCCGACTGAGCACGCCGGTGAGGCTCAGCGGGAGCAGCGACATCGCGAACGCCTTGCTGTAGAAGCCCAGCTCGGTGAGCCCGACCAGGCTCCCGACCAGAAAATCGTCGAATTGATACGTGAAGATGCTGAAGAACCCTCCCAGCCAGATCGGCAGCCCGAAGCTCCGCAGGTACCACCACGCCATGCTCGGCGAGAGCCGGGGCCCGAACCGGGTGGACGACACGATCCAGAAGCCGGCGGTCCTGAACAGGGCCAGCGCCACCCGGAGGACGACCAGGCTCCAGAGGCCGCCCCCCAGGGCGGCGTAGGCCACCCCGGCGATGTTCGCCAGCAGGCTGCTCACGAACTCGACCGTCCCGGTCGCCCGGAACGCCATCTCCTTCTCCAGCAGGGTCCGGACGGTCGCCCCGCCGCTCTCGAAGACGAGGCCGAGCCCGAGCAGGACGACGACCCAGGCGGTCTCCCACCCCTTGTACCGGCCGGCCAGCGGCATCAGCAGGACCGCCAGGCCGAGCACGAGCAGGGAGCCGATGACGTGGAGCGCGAAATGGGTCGGGATCGCCTCGCCCAGGCGGTCCTGGCGGTGCAGCAAGGCCGAGTCGAACCCCCACTCCTTCACCAGGCCCACGACGCTCAGCAGGAACGCCGCGTAGGCGATGACCCCGAAGTCGCGGGGGTCGAGCAGCCGGGCCAGGGCGATGGAGGTGGCGATGGTCACCAGCATGTTCGCGTAGGTGGCCGCCCCCATCCACAGGATGCCCCGGACGGCGAGCTTGCCGACGGTCATGGTCCCCACGCGTCCATCACCCGGCGAGCGCCCGGACGCGGGCCACCAGCCGCTGCCGGTAGGCGTCCCAGGTGTACGCCTGGGCGCGCCGCCGCGCCTCGGCGCCCATGCGGGAGATCGCCTCGGGGTGCGCGTGGAGGTAGCGGAGCCGCTCCCCGAGCGCGTCCGCATCACCGGCCGGCACCACGAAGCCGTCGACGCCCTCCCGCACGCAGTCCCGGGCTCCCGTTCGATCCGTGACGATGACCGGAAGGCCCGACGCCATGGCCTCGATGACGACGCTGCCGAATCCGTCCTGAAGCGACGGCAGCACGAACACGCTCGATCGGCGGTACTCGTGCTCGGGCGCCGCCACCGGCCCCGGCCACACGACGCGGGATCCCGCCATCCGGGCCAGCTCGGCCTTCAGCGTCCCGCGGAAGCTCGGGTCCACCCAGCCGATCACGCAGAGCTCCGCGTCCTTCAGCCGGAGCGCGTTCCAGGCTCGGAGGAGGTAGTGCACGCCCTTCTGAATGCCCACGATGCCGACGAACACGACCCGAAAGGTCGGCGGCGGCCCCGGGCCCGGCGAGAAGCGATCGAGGTCCACGCCCAGGGGGTTCAGGAACAGCTTCGAGTCCGGGTACCCGGCGTCGACGAAGGTCTGGTACACGAATCGCGAAGGGACGGCGATCAGGTCCGCCTCGGCCGACTCCCGGACCATCTTGCCGACATTCCAGCGGCTCATCGGGCTCCCCCGAAGCCCCAGTCGCCCGTACTCCTCGTCCAGCAGGCGCTTCTGGGTGGCCGGCTCGGCGGAGCCCCGATCGATCATGGTGATCGCGCCGTGGCGCCTGGCGGCGCGCATCGAGAACAGCGAGTGATGGGCCCAGCCGTAGAACACGTCACTCGGGGCCACGTGCCGGCTGGCCCACAGGTCGAACAGGTTGTCCTTGACGACGTAGCTCGTGATCCGCCCGTGGAGCCGCCCGGCCAGCCGGCTCAGCGGGAATGTCCGGACCAGGTGGGCGGGGATCGTGGAGGGGGCGGCCACCGGGGCCAGCACCCGGCCGAGCAAGCCGCCCCGGTGAAGTCCCTCGGCCGCGTGGGAGGCGATGGTGCCGATTCCCCCGGCGGCGAACGGAACCCCCACCGAGTACACCACTCTCAACCGGCGACCACTGGCCGCGGGGGCGGCACCCTAGGCGGAACCCCCCCGCATCCCCGGCGGCGCCGGCCCGATCCCGCCGCCATCGTCGGCGGGCCACTCGAGCGACTTCTTCCGCCGGGCCCCCACGAGGAAGGCCGCGCAGGCCACGATGCTCGCCACCGAGATCAGGGCCCCGACCCGCAGTCCGGTGGGCTGGTATCGGAGCTCCACCCGGTGCACCCCGGCCGGCATCTCCACGGCTCGGAGGATGTAGTTCGCCTTGAGGACCGGCCTCACCGCGCCGTCGAGGTACGCCACCCAGGCCGGGTAGTAGATCTCGCTCAGGACCAGGAACCCCGGCTGCTCGTAGTCCGTCTCCAGCCGGATCCGCTCCGGCGAGTACTCCCGGATGTCGATCCGGGCCTTCCGGGCGCCTCCCCGGCCGCCCGGGGCGAGAGTCGGCGCCTCCTCCAGCACCACCAGCTTCTTCACGTCGATCTCCCCGTCCCGCAACGCCGTGAGAATGGCGTCCGGATCGCGCATCACCGCGTACCGATACACGTCGAACGCCCGCGGCAGCTCGCCGAGGTTCCGATACACGTTGACCATGCCGAGCTCGGCCACCAGCTCCAGGGTCCTGTCGTTCAGATAGCTCGACGACAGCACGTATCGCACGTTCAGCATGTCGACGGGAGTCCCGAGCCGCCGGATCATCACGACCCCGGAGCTGCGCGCATACAGGGTCTCGCGCGCGTACCCGTTCACGACGTTGGCGAACTCATAGTAGCGCCGCAGGTTCACGCCTCCGTAGCCCTGGATGCTCTCGATGCCGAACAGCATGCCCTTGTTCGTCGGGAACGCCCGGGTCGCGTCCCGATCGAGCGGCTGGATCCGGAACCGGCCGGGGTCCCGCTTGAGGAACCGCACGATCTCGTCCTCGTCGAGGTGCCGCGCGACCTCGCGCGCGGCTTCCCGGTAGACGAGTGGAGCGCCGTGGCTCAGCAGATCGACCACGGCCAGCCCGACCAGCGCGGCTCCGCCCCACCCGCGCGATCGGTCGCTCGACGAGAGCCACAGCAACGCCCCACCCGAGACGGCCACCAGCGCGAGCGTGCGGATCGCCGTCCACCGCCAGTCGTCATACACGGTGGCGAACCGGCGCTGCACGAATTCCCGGCGCTCCTGGAGGGAGACCATGCCGTACCGGGCCCCTCCCCGCTCGACGAGCCACCGGGCCACCAGCTCCCCCCGTCCCCAGGCGCCCGATCCGCACACCGCCATCGCCACCAGCGCGCCGCCGGCCAGGCCGGCGGCGACCCGGCGCACCCGGGCCAGCCGCGCGTCGTCACGTCCCGACCGGGTCAGCGCCGACAGGCTCAGGCCGCTCAGCACGCTCAGCCACAGTGGCACGAAGCTCACGTACCGCACGGGCAGCCGCAGGCTCCCGTACCCCGGCAGATGCCACAACCAGCCGTAGATCATCCCGCTCTGGCCGGTGGCCAGCAGGAGGCTGGTCGCCAGCCCGATCACGTACACGGCCGTCGCCCGCGCCCCGCACGTCACCGGCGCCAGCGCCGCCAGCACGAGCGCCGGGATCCCCACGTACATCGTGGTCTCCCAGATGTTCACCAGTCCGACCTGCTGGCCCCAGAACGAGCCGTCGGCGTCGCTCCCGAACACCAACGGATCGAGCAGCGTGAGGGCCGCGAACGGGTTCAGCGCGCCCTCGAAGAAGTAATCGTGCCGCGGCGCGCTCTTGACATCCAGTCTCATCACCGAGTGGGCCGCCAGCAGGTAGACGGCGCCCACGCCGGCCGCCACCAGCAGGACTGCGGCCATCCGCGAGACGAAGAGCCAGGCGGTCCGCCGGTCGAAGACCGTGCGCGCCAGCAGCCCCGAGCTCACCGCGTAGACGCCCAGCAGAATCGCTTCCATGGCCACGAATTGCGGCCACCCGGCCAGCAGCTGGAGGGCCAGCGCCATCCCGGCGTAGACGGCGTCCTTCATCCGGAACGACTCGCACACCCTCCGCACGAACAAAAACACCGCCGGCGACAGGGCCACCACGTTGATGGCGTTCGACCATCCGGCCAGGAAATGGCTGAACATGTACGTGCTGAACATGAACGTCACGCCGGCCATCAGCTGGCCGTACCGATTGGCTCCCAGCTCCTTCACGAGCCAGGACATGAAGAAGCCGGCCAGGCCGACGTGCAGCACGGCCATGAAGTTGAACGCGACCCGAAAGGGCAGCACGACGTACAGGAGATTGGCGGGGAAGAAGGCCCCGCTCTCCGGGTGCTCGAGATGCGGCACCCCGGCGAACACGTGCGGCGCCCAGTACGGCAGCACCCCGGCCTTCAGCGACGTCACGGTGAAGTGCTTCGACGCGTAGAGCTGCGACAGCGCATCGCCCCGGAACAGGAAGCCGTTCTTCAGGTAGGCGGGGCCGAACACCGCCAGCGCCATCGCCGCGAACAGCAGCAGCATCCCCGGCACGCGAGCGAACGCGCTCATGAGACCCGGTTCCCCGGAATCGCCCCCCGAGGCGGTCTCCTCACGACCAGCGGATCATTTGACCGGCTCGATCCGGCGCTGCAGGGCCCTGACCTCGGCATCCAGCAGGGCGCATTCCTGAGCGAGCCGCCGGAGCCGCGCCGTCTGGGTGGAGAAGTTGATCGTCAGCACCAGCACGTTCCAGAGCACGTAGAGGTAGGCGAACACGAACAGGGCATTGGACGGCACCTCGAAGCGGAGGACCCGGGCCACCCAGATGAGCGCCGACGGAAAGAGGGTGACGATGAGCGCCACGAGCGTGGAGAGCAGCCACGGCAGGGTCTCGGTCAGCCCGAGCCGCCGGTGGCGGATGAGATAGGCGACCCAGCCCATGAAGCACAACAGCGTGGCGATGGCGAAGATCTCGAGGCGCAGCGGCAACATCGGCCTCACTCCTCTCCGTCCGGCGACGGGCCCCGGCCCGATCCATCGGCGGGCGCCCACAGCGCGAGCGCCAGCGAGACCATGACGAAGTACTGGATCGACCGCCACCCGTTGATCGTGCTGGCGCCATGGATGCGCTCGCTCATGCGCACCGGCACCTCCACGATACCGAGTCCATGCCGTCGAGCCAGTCCGATCGCCTCGGCCTCGGGGTACGCGTCCGGGTAGGTGCGAGCGAAGAGCTCGATGGCCCGCCGACCGGTGGCGCGGAAGCCCGAGGTCGGATCGGTCACTCGAACGCCGCAGCGGGCCCGGATGAACCACGAGAGGTACCGGATGCCCAACCGGCGGATCGCCGTCGAGCGATAGCCGCCCGCGTCGAGGAACCGCGACCCGATCACCAGATCGGCCTCTCCACGAGCAATCGGCGCCAGCACATCCGCGATGAAGCGGGGATCGTGCTGGCCATCCCCGTCGATCTGGATCGCCACGTCGTAGCCCCGTCGCTGGGCCCAGAGATAGCCGGTCTGGACCGCGCCGCCGATGCCGAGGTTGAGGGGAACCCGCAGCACGGTGGCCCCCTCCCGGGCGGCCACCTTCGCCGTCTCATCCGTCGACCCGTCATCCACGACGCACAC contains:
- a CDS encoding DUF2304 domain-containing protein, with the protein product MLPLRLEIFAIATLLCFMGWVAYLIRHRRLGLTETLPWLLSTLVALIVTLFPSALIWVARVLRFEVPSNALFVFAYLYVLWNVLVLTINFSTQTARLRRLAQECALLDAEVRALQRRIEPVK
- a CDS encoding oligosaccharide flippase family protein; its protein translation is MTVGKLAVRGILWMGAATYANMLVTIATSIALARLLDPRDFGVIAYAAFLLSVVGLVKEWGFDSALLHRQDRLGEAIPTHFALHVIGSLLVLGLAVLLMPLAGRYKGWETAWVVVLLGLGLVFESGGATVRTLLEKEMAFRATGTVEFVSSLLANIAGVAYAALGGGLWSLVVLRVALALFRTAGFWIVSSTRFGPRLSPSMAWWYLRSFGLPIWLGGFFSIFTYQFDDFLVGSLVGLTELGFYSKAFAMSLLPLSLTGVLSRVVSPIYSSTQRDLGHLARTFELAQGGKIRLVAPFVAIMWFGAFEFVILVLGEKWLPMVPLLRVLLAYGLLRSVFDDTAALTTLGLGRPDYFFRIQVFQGISLVSLGPLLVWVWGAKGAAWVMTGMMLCSVVLVWRLIAHRVPINVREIVLNPMVSLTVASATVGVGMSVAAFDQPALSFLYKGFLFAVAYAAVLLALERQRLARLLGTAWTLCR
- a CDS encoding glycosyltransferase family 4 protein, with protein sequence MYSVGVPFAAGGIGTIASHAAEGLHRGGLLGRVLAPVAAPSTIPAHLVRTFPLSRLAGRLHGRITSYVVKDNLFDLWASRHVAPSDVFYGWAHHSLFSMRAARRHGAITMIDRGSAEPATQKRLLDEEYGRLGLRGSPMSRWNVGKMVRESAEADLIAVPSRFVYQTFVDAGYPDSKLFLNPLGVDLDRFSPGPGPPPTFRVVFVGIVGIQKGVHYLLRAWNALRLKDAELCVIGWVDPSFRGTLKAELARMAGSRVVWPGPVAAPEHEYRRSSVFVLPSLQDGFGSVVIEAMASGLPVIVTDRTGARDCVREGVDGFVVPAGDADALGERLRYLHAHPEAISRMGAEARRRAQAYTWDAYRQRLVARVRALAG
- a CDS encoding glycosyltransferase family 2 protein, coding for MSPAPRRSEGAWPSLRVLIIIPAFNEAKNLGAVLTGLRGASPECDVCVVDDGSTDETAKVAAREGATVLRVPLNLGIGGAVQTGYLWAQRRGYDVAIQIDGDGQHDPRFIADVLAPIARGEADLVIGSRFLDAGGYRSTAIRRLGIRYLSWFIRARCGVRVTDPTSGFRATGRRAIELFARTYPDAYPEAEAIGLARRHGLGIVEVPVRMSERIHGASTINGWRSIQYFVMVSLALALWAPADGSGRGPSPDGEE
- a CDS encoding YfhO family protein, whose product is MSAFARVPGMLLLFAAMALAVFGPAYLKNGFLFRGDALSQLYASKHFTVTSLKAGVLPYWAPHVFAGVPHLEHPESGAFFPANLLYVVLPFRVAFNFMAVLHVGLAGFFMSWLVKELGANRYGQLMAGVTFMFSTYMFSHFLAGWSNAINVVALSPAVFLFVRRVCESFRMKDAVYAGMALALQLLAGWPQFVAMEAILLGVYAVSSGLLARTVFDRRTAWLFVSRMAAVLLVAAGVGAVYLLAAHSVMRLDVKSAPRHDYFFEGALNPFAALTLLDPLVFGSDADGSFWGQQVGLVNIWETTMYVGIPALVLAALAPVTCGARATAVYVIGLATSLLLATGQSGMIYGWLWHLPGYGSLRLPVRYVSFVPLWLSVLSGLSLSALTRSGRDDARLARVRRVAAGLAGGALVAMAVCGSGAWGRGELVARWLVERGGARYGMVSLQERREFVQRRFATVYDDWRWTAIRTLALVAVSGGALLWLSSSDRSRGWGGAALVGLAVVDLLSHGAPLVYREAAREVARHLDEDEIVRFLKRDPGRFRIQPLDRDATRAFPTNKGMLFGIESIQGYGGVNLRRYYEFANVVNGYARETLYARSSGVVMIRRLGTPVDMLNVRYVLSSSYLNDRTLELVAELGMVNVYRNLGELPRAFDVYRYAVMRDPDAILTALRDGEIDVKKLVVLEEAPTLAPGGRGGARKARIDIREYSPERIRLETDYEQPGFLVLSEIYYPAWVAYLDGAVRPVLKANYILRAVEMPAGVHRVELRYQPTGLRVGALISVASIVACAAFLVGARRKKSLEWPADDGGGIGPAPPGMRGGSA